The following proteins are co-located in the Hypanus sabinus isolate sHypSab1 chromosome 28, sHypSab1.hap1, whole genome shotgun sequence genome:
- the fem1b gene encoding protein fem-1 homolog B: MHYRSGFSAARIGDTEGQGGDTAVSGQTDGASNRIGDGGQRRVGRLMESLAAYVYKAASEGRVLTLAALLLNRSEAECRRLLAQLSPGPGGGPGGGGGGGGGQRATPLIAAARNGHAKVVRLLLEHYRVETEQTGTVRFDGYVIDGATALWCAAGAGHLDVVRLLVAGGANVNHTTATNSTPLRAACFDGRLDIVRFLVENRADIRIANKYDNTCLMIAAYKGHSEVVRYLLEQHADPNAKAQCGATALHFAAEAGHLEIVRELVKWRATMVMNGHGMTPLKVAAESCKADVVELLLSHVDCDRESRIEALELLGASFANDRENYDIEKTYHYLYLAMLERHRDPDNPLEKVTLPSIEAYGGRAECRTPQELEGIRQDRDALHMEGLIVRERILGSDNIDVSHPIIYRGAVYADSMEFEQCIKLWLHALHLRQKGNRNTHKDLLRFAQVFSQMIHLNEPVKPRDIENVLKCSVLEIERGLARIKNPSEMDVQTAMDNCESNIFTFLYLVCISTKTQCNEEERARINKQIYRLVHLDPRTRHGSSLLHLAVNSSTPVDDFHTSDVCSFPSAQVTKLLLDCGADMNAVDKDGNGPLHIIVQYNRPISDFLTLHAIIISLVEAGAHADMTNKQKKTPLDKSTTGVSEILLKTQMKMSLKCLAARAVRLHNISYKSQIPQSLEEFVELH, encoded by the exons ATGCACTACCGGAGCGGTTTCAGCGCTGCACGCATTGGTGATACGGAAGGACAAGGGGGAGACACCGCCGTGAGCGGGCAGACGGACGGGGCTTCAAACCGGATCGGGGATGGCGGACAGCGGCGGGTCGGGCGGCTGATGGAGTCGCTGGCCGCCTACGTGTACAAGGCGGCGAGCGAGGGCCGGGTGTTGACGCTGGCTGCGCTGCTGCTGAACCGCTCGGAGGCCGAGTGCCGCCGGCTACTGGCGCAGCTGAGCCCGGGGCCCGGTGGTGGGCCCGGCGGCGGCGGCGGTGGTGGCGGGGGCCAGCGGGCCACTCCGCTCATCGCCGCCGCCCGCAACGGCCATGCCAAGGTGGTGCGACTGCTGCTCGAGCACTACCGGGTGGAGACCGAGCAGACGGGAACCGTGCGCTTCGACGGCTACGTGATCGACGGCGCCACGGCGCTGTGGTGCGCTGCGGGCGCCGGCCACCTCGACGTGGTGCGGCTGCTGGTGGCGGGCGGCGCCAACGTCAACCACACTACGGCCACCAACTCCACGCCGCTGCGCGCCGCCTGCTTCGACGGGCGCCTCGACATCGTGCGCTTCCTGGTGGAGAACCGCGCCGATATCCGCATCGCCAACAAGTACGACAATACCTGCCTGATGATCGCCGCCTACAAGGGGCACAGCGAAGTGGTGag ATACCTGTTGGAGCAGCATGCTGATCCCAACGCCAAGGCACAATGCGGGGCCACTGCGCTACACTTTGCAGCTGAAGCAGGCCACCTGGAGATTGTCAGGGAGCTGGTGAAGTGGCGGGCTACCATGGTGATGAATGGCCACGGCATGACTCCTCTGAAGGTGGCCGCCGAGAGCTGCAAGGCCGATGTGGTGGAGCTGCTGCTCTCCCATGTGGACTGTGACCGTGAGAGCCGCATCGAAGCCCTGGAGTTGCTGGGTGCTTCCTTCGCTAATGACCGCGAGAACTACGACATTGAGAAGACATACCACTACCTGTACCTGGCTATGCTGGAGAGGCACCGCGATCCTGACAACCCACTCGAGAAGGTTACCCTCCCTTCCATCGAGGCCTACGGTGGGCGTGCAGAGTGCAGGACGCCACAGGAGCTGGAGGGCATCCGGCAGGACAGGGATGCCCTTCACATGGAAGGGCTGATTGTACGCGAGCGGATCCTGGGCTCCGACAACATTGACGTCTCGCACCCTATCATCTACAGAGGCGCAGTGTATGCAGACAGCATGGAGTTTGAGCAGTGCATCAAGCTGTGGCTTCATGCCCTGCACCTGAGGCAGAAAGGCAATCGCAACACCCACAAAGACTTGCTCCGCTTCGCACAGGTCTTCTCACAGATGATACATCTGAACGAGCCCGTGAAGCCTCGGGACATTGAGAACGTCCTGAAATGCAGTGTGCTGGAGATAGAGAGGGGCCTGGCACGAATCAAAAACCCGTCTGAGATGGACGTGCAGACGGCCATGGACAACTGTGAATCGAACATATTTACCTTCCTGTATCTGGTGTGTATCTCCACCAAAACACAGTGCAATGAGGAGGAACGGGCGCGCATCAACAAACAGATCTACAGACTAGTTCACCTGGACCCACGCACCCGGCATGGCTCCAGCCTGTTGCACCTGGCGGTGAACTCCAGCACTCCGGTCGACGACTTCCACACCAGCGACGTGTGCAGCTTCCCCAGCGCTCAGGTCACCAAGCTACTGCTGGACTGCGGCGCCGACATGAATGCCGTGGACAAGGATGGCAACGGGCCGCTCCACATCATCGTGCAGTACAACCGGCCCATCAGCGACTTCCTCACCCTCCACGCCATCATCATCAGCCTGGTGGAGGCTGGAGCCCATGCCGACATGACCAACAAGCAGAAGAAGACCCCACTAGACAAGAGCACAACTGGCGTGTCTGAAATCCTCCTTAAGACTCAGATGAAGATGAGCCTGAAGTGCCTGGCTGCCCGAGCAGTAAGACTTC